Proteins from a genomic interval of Bos mutus isolate GX-2022 chromosome 15, NWIPB_WYAK_1.1, whole genome shotgun sequence:
- the LOC102280475 gene encoding LOW QUALITY PROTEIN: NXPE family member 1 (The sequence of the model RefSeq protein was modified relative to this genomic sequence to represent the inferred CDS: inserted 2 bases in 1 codon; substituted 5 bases at 5 genomic stop codons) has product MSPALQTDSLPSEPPGKPWNSSTNSPDPKIPPSLLKSXTETELRIKRIMEKLDQLVPPRPFTNVSSTTSTIHSRATLLSPRDTYYRGDRLDVLLEMRDHLGXRKEYSGDFLRARMSSPGLEAGASGKVRDFTYLVSFILFWEGQVSLSLLLIHSSXVLALWRARNQDCDRVIFKGRAVNSPTHTFLECGLTLSPSAELXHLREAFYCLRPXHVPCEVLTSMTTSNXEISFLTVKEENPFFTDVDYIPQTTDQMSAIIITLG; this is encoded by the exons atgtctcctgcattgcagacagattctttaccatctgaaccaccagggaagccctggaacagCTCCACAAATTCCCCAGACCCTAAAATACCACCAAGCCTGTTAAAGTCATGAACAGAGACTGAGCTGAGGATAAAGAGGATCATGGAGAAACTAGACCAGCTGGTCCCACCCAGACCCTTCACCAACGTGagctccaccaccagcaccatacACAGCAGAGCCACCCTCCTCAGCCCTCGAGACACATACTACAGGGGGGACCGGCTGGACGTCCTGCTGGAGATGAGGGACCATCTGGGATGAAGGAAAGAATATAGTGGGGATTTCCTCAGGGCCAGGATGTCCTCCCCAGGCCTGGAGGCAGGTGCTTCAGGAAAGGTGAGGGACTTCACCTACCTTGTGAGCTTCATTCTGTTCTGGGAGGGCCAGGTGTCCCTGTCTCTCCTGCTCatccactccag ggtcttggcTCTCTGGAGGGCCAGGAACCAAGACTGTGACAGGGTTATTTTCAAAGGCAGGGCTGTTAATAGCCCCACCCATACCTTCCTTGAATGTGGCCTAACTCTAAGCCCAAGTGCTGAACTGTGACACTTGAGAGAAGCCTTCTACTGTCTGAGGCCTTAACATGTACCCTGTGAGGTCCTGACTAGTATGACCACCAGTAATtgagaaatttcttttcttactGTCAAGGAAGAAAACCCATTTTTCACAG ATGTAGATTATATCCCCCAGACAACTGACCAAATGTCAGCCATCATCATCACACTTGGCTAG